DNA from Bradyrhizobium diazoefficiens USDA 110:
CATCTGCGCGGCGCCGTCAACATGCTGGCCTCGCACATCGCAAGACCGACACCGGTCGTCGCCTGTGCCAAGGGCATCGAGCACGGCACCCATAAATTCATGACCGAGGTGATCGCTGAAGCCGCGCTGCACGCGCAGCCGGCGATCCTGTCGGGCCCGAGCTTTGCCGACGACGTCGCGCGCGGCCTGCCGACGGCGGTGACGCTGGCGGCGAAGGAGGAAGAGCTGGCCAGCAGCCTCGTGCAGGCGTTGGGCTCGCCGACGTTCCGGCCCTATCACTCCACCGACGTCCGCGGCGTCGAGATCGGTGGCGCCGCCAAGAACGTGCTGGCGATCGCTGCCGGCATCGTGGTCGGCCGCAACCTCGGGGCCTCCGCGCTCGCCGCGCTGACCACGCGCGGCTTCAGCGAGCTGGCACGGCTCGGCCGCGCCTGCGGCGCGCGCCCGGAAACGCTCTCGGGCCTCTCCGGCCTTGGCGACCTGCTCCTGAGTTGTTCAACCGCGCAATCGCGCAATTTCGCGCTCGGCATTGCGCTCGGCCGTGGTGAGGCGGCGCCGGCGGGCAAGCTTGCGGAAGGCGCATTCACCGCGCCGGTGCTGGTCGAGCTCGCGGCCGCACGGAACGTCGACATGCCGGTCTCGCAGGCCGTCGCTGCCATCCTCGACAACAAATTGACGATCGACGCAGCGATCGAGGGGCTGCTGACGCGGCCGTTCAAGGCAGAAGAATAACATCTTCCGTCATGCCCGCGCTTGTCGCGGGCATCGACGTCTTGGTATTGAACACGGAAGCAGAGACGTGGATGGTCGGGCATAGGCGAGCGAAAGCGACGCCGTCCTTCGGACGGCTATGCCCGGCCATGACGAACGGATAGGGCGCGCGATGAACTACTGGCTGGTGAAATCCGAACCGTCGGTGTGGTCCTGGGACCAGCAGGTGGCGAAGGGCGCCAAGGGCGAAGCCTGGACGGGGGTGCGCAATTACACCGCGCGCCAGAATCTCGTCGCCATGAAGAAGGGCGACAAGGCGTTCTTCTATCATTCCAACGAGGGCAAGGAGATCGTCGGCATCGCGGAGATCGTCAAGGAGGCCTATCCGGATCCGACCGACAAGACCGAAAAATTCGTCTGCGTCGACATCAAGGCCGACAAGCCCTTGAAGACGCCGGTGACGATGGCCGCGATCAAGGCCGAGAAGAAGCTCGCCGACATGGCGCTGGTGAAATATTCGCGCCTGTCGGTGCAGCCGGTGACGGCGGAGGAGTGGAAGCTCGTCTGCAAGATGGGCGGGATGTAGGAGTTATCCCATCTACGCTGTCCGACTTACGTCTCCGGCAGCGCAAAGACCTCGCATGGCGCGGCAATGCCGCGCAGCGGATGCGATCCGAGCGCAACGAGAGCCATGTCCGTCTCGGCGGCGAGCGCGCCCGACACCAGCACGGTCTCGCGAAGCGGCTTGCACAATCCCTCGAGCCGGCTGGCGAGATTGACGGCGGGACCGATCGCCGTGAAATCGAGCCGGTTGGCGGCGCCGATATTGCCCCACAGCATCTCGCCGAGATGGAGCGCCGCGCCAAACGAGAGCGGCGGCAGGCCCTGGTTGCGGCGCTCGTCGTTGAGGTGGGCCATCCCCGCCCGGGCCGCGCCTGCGGCGCGCAAGGCCGCATCGCAGGCGCGGCGCGGTGATGCCTCGACCACCGGAAAGATCGCGAGCACGCCGTCGCCGATGAATTTCAGCACCTCGCCGCCAAAGGCGTGAACGGCACCGGCGATGCGGTCGAACCAGGCGTCGAGCGCCGCGATCACCTGGGCCGACGGCGTGGTTTCCGACAGGATCGTGAAATTGCGCAAGTCCGCATAGAGTAGCGCGGCCTGAATGGTTTCGCCGAGATCGCGCCGCAGCGGTGCCGCCAGCACCCGTTCCGCGCTGCGTTTGCCGAGATAGGCATCCAGCGTCGCCCGCAACGTGGCGCGCGCGGCGAGCACGGCAAGGGGCGTCGCGGCAAATCGCGCAGCCTGGCGCAGTTGTTCGATTTCATCCGCCGTGAACGGACGCGGCCCGATCCAGCCGAGCACCGGTCCATCGGGCCGACCGACGATGTCTTCGTGCACCTCGCCGTCCGCAATGCCGCGGAGCCAGCGGCGACCGGCATCGTTGGGCGGGTCGGGCGCCAATCCGCCTGGTGCAAAGCCGAGCGCTTCGATCACCGTGCCGGTCCCGGCGCGCCACAGCCAGGTCCGCTTCGCGATCAGCGGGTGCGGCACCTCCAGCGTCAGGGCGCCTGCCGCAAGCGGCACGCCGTCGGCGACCAGATGCGCGCCGAGGTCCGCAAGCAGGCGGTCGGCCCCCTGACTATCGGAGGCGGCATCGACGAGCCAGGCGAGGGTCGGGGCGAGGTGCATGGCCCGATGATGACGAAGCAGGCCCGTCTTTGTCACGGGCAATCCTTGACGGAGCGCAGGGCCGCCGCCATGTCCCGAGGGCAGCCCAAGGGCAGCTCAAGGCAAGACGAGGATGATCGCCGATGACCGAACCGTTCATAGTGCGACGCGAGACCCAGATCGCAGCCCCGCGTGCCACCGTCTTCGCCTATTTGACCGATCCCGAGAAGATCTTGAGCTGGATGGGTTCCGACGCGACGACGGAACCGCATCCCGGCGGGCTCTATCTGCTCAAGGGTATCGGCCCGCGCGGCGCCGCCGCCCGCGGCGCCTTCCGCGAGGTCGTGCCGGTGCATCGTCTGGCCTACACGTTTGGCTGGGAGGGCGGCCAGGAAGTACCACCCGGATCGAGCCTGATCGAGATCGACCTGATCGAGCGCGACGGCGGCACGCTGCTGCGCATGACCCATAGCGGGCTGCCGACCGAGGAACAGGCCGCCGCACACGCGAAGGGTTGGGCGCACTATCTGGAACGACTCACCACCGCAGCCGCGGGCAACGATCCCGGTCCGGATAACGGCGTCTCGACCAAGTCGTAGCTCTTGTGGGGTCGTTACACCGCCGCGGTCGCGACCACCTGCGCCAGAAGCTGCTCGCGCCTCGCCTGCGAGCGCTGGCCCTTCATGGTCGCGGCGAAGCGCTCGAGAATGCCGTCCTCGAAGGCGGTGACGATGGTGTCGTGGACATAGCTCTTGCGGCAGATCGCCGGCGTGTTGGAGAGCTTGTCGGCCGCGGCACGGATCGCGTCCAGCACCTGCTTCTTGCGGCCGCGCTGGCTGGTCGCCGGCGTGATCCGCGACAGCGATTCCACCACGACGGCGGAGGCCATCAGGGTGCGAAAATCCTTCAGCGAAATCTTGATGCCGGCGATCTCGCGCAAAAACGCGTTCACCTGCGTGGTGTTGACCGCGCGCACGATGCCGTAGGCATCGCGATACTGGAACATGCGCTTGCCGGGAACGCCGCGCAGGATGCCGATGGCGCGCACCAGCTTGGCCGCGTCGCACTCCTTCCGCACCGCCTTGCCGCCCTTCGCCTTGAAGGTCAGCACGAAGCAATCGTCTTCCAGTGTCACGTTCGACTTCAGCAGTGTGGTCGCGCCGCGGGTTCCGTTGAGGCGGGCATAGGATTCGTTGCCGGGACGGATCGCGGTGCGCGCGATCAGCTCGATCACGGCCGAGAGCGCGAATTCGCGTGTCGGCTCGTCACCCGACAGGAACGCCGACACCTTGCGCCGGATCTTTGGCAGCGCGCCGACGAGCTTCTCCAGGCGATGCGCCTTGCGGTGCTCGCGGACCTTCTCCCAGTCGGCGTGATAGCGGTATTGCAGCCGGCCCGCGGCATCGCGTCCCACGGCCTGGAGATGCGTGCTCGGATCGGCCGAGTAGCGCACCTCGCGATAGGCCGGCGGCACCGCCATGGCGTGCAGCCGGCGGATGGTGCGGGCGTCGCGGATATGCGCGCCGTTGGGACGGACGAAGGAATAGCCCTTGCCGCGCTTGATACGGCGGATGGTCAGCTCGTTCTGGTCGCCGAGCCGCAGGCCCAGCTCCCTGGCCAGCGCCTCGACCGTCGCCGCGGGCGCCGTGTCGAAGACCTTTTTCGGGCTGAGACGCCCCGAAACGGCCGGTTTCGGCCATTGTCCCAGGGCCTTGGCCAGCGCAACAGCTGCAGGATCGGCTGAAGCGGGCCGCATCGTCCCGAGATTCTGCTGATCCATCATAGTGTTACGCCTTAGCCCTGCCTGTTACCGGTCAATGCCGCTGTTCTGATTTTTGTTCCTGGGGGTCTCTTTGGACCCGGGTTGGCCATTTAGGGTGTTCCGAACCGTATTGCGAGTCCCGAATCAGTGAGAGACGGTTCCCAAATACCTCCGAACGGCGCATGGGGCTCTGCGCAGGCCTGTTCCGGGGATCTGGGTAAAGAGCCGAAAGGCGCCGCCCGGCCTGTTTCAGATTTGCGACAGCCGGCCCGCGCACCTTGATCCTCCGCATGGCAGGCCGCTCGCCGAAGGTCCAGCTTGTGCACCTTGTCGGGTCCGGTTAGCCCGACGCATAATCAGCCCAATGATTGATGTCGGCATTGCCTGAGCTTGCCGCATGTGGAGGGAAATATGTCCGAGAAGATTTACGACGTGCCGGCGGAATGGGCAAAGCGCGCCTGGGTCGACCAAGCCAAGTACAAGGAAATGTACGCCCGCTCGATCTCGGACCCGAACGGTTTCTGGGCCGAACAGGCCAAGCGCATCGACTGGATGAAGGCGCCGACGAAAATCGAGAACGTCTCCTTCGCGCCGGGCAACGTCTCGATCAAATGGTTCGAGGACGGCGTCCTCAACGTCGCCCATAACTGCATCGACCGTCATCTGCACAAGCGCGCCAACCAGACCGCAATCATCTGGGAAGGTGACGATCCCTCGCAGTCCCGCCACATCACCTACAAGGAGCTCCACGACGAGGTCTGCCGGATGGCCAACATCCTGCGTACCCGCAACGTCAAGAAGGGCGACCGCGTCACCATCTACCTGCCGATGATTCCGGAAGCGGCCTACGCGATGCTGGCGTGCGCGCGGATCGGCGCGATCCACTCCGTGGTGTTCGCGGGCTTCTCGCCCGACAGCCTCGCCCAACGCATCAACGACTGCCAGTCCAAGGTGATCATCACCGCCGACGAAGGCCTGCGCGGCGGCAAGAAGGTGCCGCTGAAGGCCAATGTCGACGCGGCGCTCGCCAAGGCCGACGGCGTCGACTGGGTCGTCGTGGTCAAGCGCACCGGCGGCAAGATCGACATGAACCCGACCCGCGACCTCTGGTATCACGAGGCGGCGGCGATGGTGACGACGGAATGCCCGGTCGAGCATATGCACGCCGAGGATCCGCTGTTCATCCTCTATACCTCAGGCTCGACCGGCCAGCCCAAGGGCGTGCTGCACACCTCCGCCGGCTATCTCGTCTATGCCGCGATGACGCATCAATACGTCTTCGACTATCACGACGGCGACATCTACTGGTGCACCGCCGACGTCGGCTGGGTCACGGGCCACAGCTACATTCTCTACGGGCCGCTCGCCAACGGCGCGACCACGCTGATGTTCGAGGGCGTGCCGAATTATCCGGACAATTCCCGCTTCTGGAACGTCATCGACAAGCACAAGGTCAATACCTTCTACACCGCGCCGACCGCGATCCGCGCGCTGATGCAGGGTGGCGACGAGCCGGTGAAGAAGACCTCGCGCGCCTCGCTGCGCCTGCTCGGCTCGGTCGGCGAGCCCATCAATCCGGAAGCCTGGGAGTGGTATCACCGCGTCGTCGGCGAGGACCGCTGCCCGATCGTCGATACCTGGTGGCAGACCGAGACCGGCGGCATCCTGATCACGCCGCTGCCGGGCGCCACTAAGCTCAAGCCGGGCTCGGCGACGCAGCCCTTCTTCGGCGTGGTGCCGGAGATCGTCGATGCCGACGGCAAGGTTCTGGAAGGCGAGACCACCGGCAATCTCTGTCTCACCCGGGCATGGCCGGGCATGATGCGCACGGTCTATGGCGATCACGCGCGGTTCGAGCAGACCTATTTCTCGACCTACAAGGGCAAGTATTTTACGGGCGACGGCTGCCGGCGCGACGCCGACGGCTATTACTGGATCACCGGCCGCGTCGACGACGTCATCAACGTCTCCGGCCACCGCATGGGCACCGCGGAGGTCGAGAGCGCGCTGGTTGCGCATGAGAAGGTGTCGGAAGCTGCCGTCGTCGGCTTCCCGCACGACATCAAGGGCCAGGGCATCTACGCCTATGTCACCCTGATGGCCGGCGTCCAGCCGACCGAGGATCTGCGCAAGGAGCTCGTGACCTGGGTGCGCAAGGAGATCGGCCCGATCGCCTCGCCCGACCAGATCCAGTTCGCGCCGGGCCTGCCCAAGACCCGCTCCGGCAAGATCATGCGCCGCATCCTGCGCAAGATCGCCGAGGACGAGCCGGGCAGCCTGGGCGACACCTCGACCCTGGCCGATCCCGCCGTGGTCGACGACCTCGTCAAGAACCGGCAGAACAAGAAGTCGGCGTAAGCCAAGGTCTCGTGCCCGGGACGCAGCGCAGCGCGCACTTCAGCGGTGCGCTGCAGAGCCGGGGCCCGACTGTCCACACGCAAAGAACTGGGTCCCGGCTCTGCGCCTCGTCACTTCGTGCCGCGCCTTGTCCGGGACACGCGACCAAACCTCGCTCCGCACTCTGTCGCCCCCCGAAACAACAGCGGTTCACACCCTCACGCTCTTGTCAGGGCGCTTGCCGGCATG
Protein-coding regions in this window:
- a CDS encoding NAD(P)H-dependent glycerol-3-phosphate dehydrogenase yields the protein MTAFHSVAVIGAGAWGTALAMVAARAGRSVTLWARNAEHATRIASTRDNPRLPGVRLAPDIVVTSELALAARADMLLIATPAQHLRGAVNMLASHIARPTPVVACAKGIEHGTHKFMTEVIAEAALHAQPAILSGPSFADDVARGLPTAVTLAAKEEELASSLVQALGSPTFRPYHSTDVRGVEIGGAAKNVLAIAAGIVVGRNLGASALAALTTRGFSELARLGRACGARPETLSGLSGLGDLLLSCSTAQSRNFALGIALGRGEAAPAGKLAEGAFTAPVLVELAAARNVDMPVSQAVAAILDNKLTIDAAIEGLLTRPFKAEE
- a CDS encoding EVE domain-containing protein, which gives rise to MNYWLVKSEPSVWSWDQQVAKGAKGEAWTGVRNYTARQNLVAMKKGDKAFFYHSNEGKEIVGIAEIVKEAYPDPTDKTEKFVCVDIKADKPLKTPVTMAAIKAEKKLADMALVKYSRLSVQPVTAEEWKLVCKMGGM
- a CDS encoding adenylate/guanylate cyclase domain-containing protein; the encoded protein is MHLAPTLAWLVDAASDSQGADRLLADLGAHLVADGVPLAAGALTLEVPHPLIAKRTWLWRAGTGTVIEALGFAPGGLAPDPPNDAGRRWLRGIADGEVHEDIVGRPDGPVLGWIGPRPFTADEIEQLRQAARFAATPLAVLAARATLRATLDAYLGKRSAERVLAAPLRRDLGETIQAALLYADLRNFTILSETTPSAQVIAALDAWFDRIAGAVHAFGGEVLKFIGDGVLAIFPVVEASPRRACDAALRAAGAARAGMAHLNDERRNQGLPPLSFGAALHLGEMLWGNIGAANRLDFTAIGPAVNLASRLEGLCKPLRETVLVSGALAAETDMALVALGSHPLRGIAAPCEVFALPET
- a CDS encoding SRPBCC family protein; this translates as MTEPFIVRRETQIAAPRATVFAYLTDPEKILSWMGSDATTEPHPGGLYLLKGIGPRGAAARGAFREVVPVHRLAYTFGWEGGQEVPPGSSLIEIDLIERDGGTLLRMTHSGLPTEEQAAAHAKGWAHYLERLTTAAAGNDPGPDNGVSTKS
- a CDS encoding DNA topoisomerase IB; this translates as MMDQQNLGTMRPASADPAAVALAKALGQWPKPAVSGRLSPKKVFDTAPAATVEALARELGLRLGDQNELTIRRIKRGKGYSFVRPNGAHIRDARTIRRLHAMAVPPAYREVRYSADPSTHLQAVGRDAAGRLQYRYHADWEKVREHRKAHRLEKLVGALPKIRRKVSAFLSGDEPTREFALSAVIELIARTAIRPGNESYARLNGTRGATTLLKSNVTLEDDCFVLTFKAKGGKAVRKECDAAKLVRAIGILRGVPGKRMFQYRDAYGIVRAVNTTQVNAFLREIAGIKISLKDFRTLMASAVVVESLSRITPATSQRGRKKQVLDAIRAAADKLSNTPAICRKSYVHDTIVTAFEDGILERFAATMKGQRSQARREQLLAQVVATAAV
- the acs gene encoding acetate--CoA ligase, which codes for MSEKIYDVPAEWAKRAWVDQAKYKEMYARSISDPNGFWAEQAKRIDWMKAPTKIENVSFAPGNVSIKWFEDGVLNVAHNCIDRHLHKRANQTAIIWEGDDPSQSRHITYKELHDEVCRMANILRTRNVKKGDRVTIYLPMIPEAAYAMLACARIGAIHSVVFAGFSPDSLAQRINDCQSKVIITADEGLRGGKKVPLKANVDAALAKADGVDWVVVVKRTGGKIDMNPTRDLWYHEAAAMVTTECPVEHMHAEDPLFILYTSGSTGQPKGVLHTSAGYLVYAAMTHQYVFDYHDGDIYWCTADVGWVTGHSYILYGPLANGATTLMFEGVPNYPDNSRFWNVIDKHKVNTFYTAPTAIRALMQGGDEPVKKTSRASLRLLGSVGEPINPEAWEWYHRVVGEDRCPIVDTWWQTETGGILITPLPGATKLKPGSATQPFFGVVPEIVDADGKVLEGETTGNLCLTRAWPGMMRTVYGDHARFEQTYFSTYKGKYFTGDGCRRDADGYYWITGRVDDVINVSGHRMGTAEVESALVAHEKVSEAAVVGFPHDIKGQGIYAYVTLMAGVQPTEDLRKELVTWVRKEIGPIASPDQIQFAPGLPKTRSGKIMRRILRKIAEDEPGSLGDTSTLADPAVVDDLVKNRQNKKSA